The sequence ATGGTGCGCTGCGCGTGCGGCTCGCGTGCGGCTCGCGTGCGGTCGCTCTAGGCAGCCGTCAGCCGGAACTCTACCACACCCTgaggaaaattttattaagcaaAGCATTTGGGAATCAGGTTTGCCACCAGTAAAAGGAAAGTGACAAGAAATAGTCTCTTAAAGCTTTCAGTTTATTAGttaaacaaatatcacttttattTACAACCAAAGCaatcacaaattataattaaaactaatcgTAATCACCTAAAACTACTTAACAGATCGAGGTTAGTAcggggcgcggggcgcggggcggCGGGGGCGCGCGTCACGCCGTGCCCAGCGGCTGCGTCACCACCGGCGAGCGCCGCCGCGGCGACGCCTCCTCCGCCTCGCCGCCCGCCGGCTCCGACAGCCGCAGCGCCACCTCCAGGTCGCGCAGCACCTGCAGCACCAAACACACCGGTCACCGGACGCCGCACACGACTGCACACATCACAGTTATGGTGACCGGCGACGGCCGGCGAGTGTCACCTCGGTCTCCTTGTGGTCGAGCAGCGAGAACCGGCGGTCGAGCGCAGTTAGGTGCGCGAACGTGAGGTGCAGATGGGCGTGCAGTCGCAGCAGCGCTAGCTCGCGGAAGTGCGCCGCGTACATGTGCGCCACCACGTGGAACAGCAGCCGCACCACGCGCCGCACCACGCTCTCGAACTGCGGCGGGAACTCGTTCGCTGAAACACGGTACGGTAACCATATTAAGGACATCATTTTTCATTGttctaacatattattaattttaaaaattgtacaaCCAAgttgtaagtacctatatatttgCCTCCGGCACACGACTACAGATTCCTGTTGTGTTTTGCTTCATCGGTCGATTTCTATGTATAAGCCCAAACTACCCATGTCCCTAATACTTCCTTTGAGGCCGGCAGTATATCCATGATTCTGTTGTGTATTAACTATGCACAGTGGAATCGCTCAATGTTTAGTGATTCACTAGTTGCTGGGTTGTATTGTTTCCCAGGACACTATTTGACGAACGATTTAATTCCACTCATGTGGTATTGacgcatattttttatttcaccttCAAAGGTCCGTAATACACCTATAGAATAACGGAAGAGTAAATAAGCAAATCAGAACATTAACTGCGCGCACTCACCGTACTTAGTGGGGAAAACTGTCTCGTCATTGACGGTCTTCTGCGTGTAGGTCATAACATAGTCAACGTACTGCGGCGCGGCCACGCGGGACTTCTTGCCACGCTCGTCGTACCACGCATACGTGCGCCCGCCGGGGCCCGTCATGTCGGGACAGGACGCCGCCGTGCAGAACTCCGACACGGTGCCGTACAGCAGGTTCACGTGGTCGAACAGCGCCAGAGCTGTGCCGGACACACATTGCGTTACATCTCGATCAAGAGTTCAATACCCCCCACTCACAAAATTAGAGTATACTGTAACCAAATGAATACTAACTAACTTATAACTATCACTCAGGTCTGCGTTTAATtagtagtctatagcactcgtGAATAACCTAAGTTCCTATTAGTAATACACTTTAGAATCGGGAAGTACCGAGCAGTGGTTCCAGACTACCTTGTGTAAATGTTGAGTATGGCCCATGATGCACACATCTGTTCCTTTGGCGCGCCACGCGACTGCAGTGGCACATGCCAGGCAcgcttataaaatatactatctcTACAAGGATAATCGACACACACAGTACGTGTGTTTTGTGTAGCAGTAAACTTTGAAGGAAGGGAAGAATTAATAAAGCACATTTTATCGATTCCCACatctaataattacaatttattaacgAAATGCGGTGGAATCTATatctttatacatatattaatacgtgaaaaaaaaatttaccccTTTTTGAGCACTTTGCGCGCACAAGGATTGTGACAtttggtataattaaaattcacataGAGAAGGAGAGTGCAACTGATAACATTTCTGTATAacatatgttacaaatatattacacaGATTTTCCGTAACTGTACTCTGTACTCTGAACATTATCTATTTTTGCGATACAATTTGGGTCACGCGAGGAATAAGTAATAAATCGtatcgtaaaaaaatacttttaacatttttgtcTTTTTCCTCAGATGTTCGTTGGCGTATCAtggattcaaaatataataatataaagttacttCACAATATAAAGCTCTATTTTGTGTGATACAGTGTTTAATTCATTTCTTATTACATATCTTTTGTGacctatattataattgcaaatgTTTGAAAGAAGGGTAATGGTAATGATTTTATTGGTCACGGACACAACATAcagaagtattaaataaaacaaagcacactttaaaattataaaccataATGCAACTAGATAAGTTTATATACGTAGGTAGTTTACGTAATATGGATGTTCGTTAGGAGTAAATGCAGAagcagctgaatggatttggatgaaattcggAACACGGACTGTCCATGTCCAACATGAACACGAAGGCTACTTATTATCCTGATAATTTGCTCTTATGAAGAATGatggatatataataatagtgttttaggaacttttgtagctaaaaggcttttcacgcaggcaGAGCCGCCAGCAACACCTAGTTTAATATAAGATCAAAAACCCATATtagaaacattttcaaaagCAAATGCTCTCTACTTTTGGTGAATCTGGGTGAGGGTTGAGTGATTCCTGTGTGGATTTTTGAGATGAGAAAGAAACGGTAGCTACTTTAGCGCTGTAACtacataagttttttttagattactttttttttaaatgttagggACTTAGGaccactatttttttaaatattaaggttCTGTATTCACAGAACCTGAAAAAGACATGGgcgatttatataaaaacctttttattgctttaaataagaataataaaagtcTATGGGAACATTAGAGGTTTGGTTTCTTTTAAGTCCAGAAATCACTAAAAACTTTCTCCATGTATGTTGTAAAAATACATCCCCAAATTCGTAATATAAGATACTTAACACAACTTTGTATTCATGATCGATTAATCTACGAAAATAAGGCGTATATTTCGaactaaagaacaaaaatgtcCGAGCTGGATTCGCGCAACACGGATTCCGTAGTTTcttttcgttttaaatatatatatatatatatatatatatatatatatatatatatatatatatatttatggttttcagtatttttcctttacatgtgctgtagGAGATGttgtactttgtattttatgaaaaaaaagtacGTTAAAATCGTTTATTAAGCATGATTTGGTTCCTCCGGGATTGTTCGTATGATTTTTTGCCAGTTTGAAAACGGTAGCCAGTAATGGTATGTATGGAAATGGCAGTAAGTAGTCAATAAGCCTAATGCTTAATTCTAtgcatttatttcatttttattaaccaGTCCATGCACGTCAGCATTGACGGAGAGTTTAAATTTTGTGATGAAGAATACCGACGAGCGAGACGAAAGGAAATTAATAGTCTCTGAATTCGATAATTCTATTTGTCAAGTGTaatgaaaaataagtttataagtaaaataataaatagaattaatttgtaTCTATTTTATTCCGATaccatgtaatttttttctacttttaaTTTGCCAATGTACTTTATTTGCCCAAAATAACGTAGCAACCCTTAACATTTCGTAATGTATTTTACTACTTAGtataagaaaactaaaataatgcaTGTTTcatatataagaaaattaaataatgcatCAAACCATTTTGTTGAAACATTGTTTCGTGTTGGTCGAAACTAGATGGAAATCGTCTACGCATATCTTCACTGCGAAACGAGTTTTTGTGTAGTGTTGACGACGAACCACGAACAGTAAGACCCAGCTTGAGCTAACGAAACAATAGTGCACATGGGACCCGTGAGGCCTGAACACAAGAAAACACAAGCGCGATCCTGTCAAGGATCGGAAAATCATTATTATCGCTGGAATATTTGTAATATCGCGTCGATGGGAGGTTGACGACTCGAGTTTGttctatttgtttttaaatacaggCGGAGCGGGCCGCGCGCGCCACCGACTGCGAAACCGGTTCCCCAACAACTGCTAATCATAACGAAATAGAAAGTATTACGAGACTTAAGGTCGCACTATCTCATTTCGCTCGCTTACGTACTCCATGTCGTATATATTATACAGTAAAACAGTTTCGGTGTTGCTGCAGTGTGACCAACCTTAAATCAGAGATCCTGCCTCGCTTAGGCAAGAAAAGTGACAAATCCTGCCAAACTCTTAATAGACATCATTGTAAAGAAATTTCTTTAGTT is a genomic window of Manduca sexta isolate Smith_Timp_Sample1 chromosome 22, JHU_Msex_v1.0, whole genome shotgun sequence containing:
- the LOC115451715 gene encoding MOB kinase activator-like 2 isoform X6, producing the protein MLDCLWKARRKEREGEPAGDPKLYLQEALLERKLPELDMRQLVELPHGLDYNEWLASHTLALFDHVNLLYGTVSEFCTAASCPDMTGPGGRTYAWYDERGKKSRVAAPQYVDYVMTYTQKTVNDETVFPTKYANEFPPQFESVVRRVVRLLFHVVAHMYAAHFRELALLRLHAHLHLTFAHLTALDRRFSLLDHKETEVLRDLEVALRLSEPAGGEAEEASPRRRSPVVTQPLGTA
- the LOC115451715 gene encoding MOB kinase activator-like 2 isoform X1; the protein is MSESPAGAGAEPGGRAPARWPVGILRRSGARAARRVLHVKYRSVPPEPAPSPVPPVLPLDLDDTVSCFCRKARRKEREGEPAGDPKLYLQEALLERKLPELDMRQLVELPHGLDYNEWLASHTLALFDHVNLLYGTVSEFCTAASCPDMTGPGGRTYAWYDERGKKSRVAAPQYVDYVMTYTQKTVNDETVFPTKYANEFPPQFESVVRRVVRLLFHVVAHMYAAHFRELALLRLHAHLHLTFAHLTALDRRFSLLDHKETEVLRDLEVALRLSEPAGGEAEEASPRRRSPVVTQPLGTA
- the LOC115451715 gene encoding MOB kinase activator-like 2 isoform X4, which encodes MGKARRKEREGEPAGDPKLYLQEALLERKLPELDMRQLVELPHGLDYNEWLASHTLALFDHVNLLYGTVSEFCTAASCPDMTGPGGRTYAWYDERGKKSRVAAPQYVDYVMTYTQKTVNDETVFPTKYANEFPPQFESVVRRVVRLLFHVVAHMYAAHFRELALLRLHAHLHLTFAHLTALDRRFSLLDHKETEVLRDLEVALRLSEPAGGEAEEASPRRRSPVVTQPLGTA
- the LOC115451715 gene encoding MOB kinase activator-like 2 isoform X2, which translates into the protein MLRSSTPGGMVGLPPPPHARLSLFDSCHRKIRLIGGGPVAFLGGLVAKARRKEREGEPAGDPKLYLQEALLERKLPELDMRQLVELPHGLDYNEWLASHTLALFDHVNLLYGTVSEFCTAASCPDMTGPGGRTYAWYDERGKKSRVAAPQYVDYVMTYTQKTVNDETVFPTKYANEFPPQFESVVRRVVRLLFHVVAHMYAAHFRELALLRLHAHLHLTFAHLTALDRRFSLLDHKETEVLRDLEVALRLSEPAGGEAEEASPRRRSPVVTQPLGTA
- the LOC115451715 gene encoding MOB kinase activator-like 2 isoform X3 → MDRCLEVLVLWLSILVDTILGKKARRKEREGEPAGDPKLYLQEALLERKLPELDMRQLVELPHGLDYNEWLASHTLALFDHVNLLYGTVSEFCTAASCPDMTGPGGRTYAWYDERGKKSRVAAPQYVDYVMTYTQKTVNDETVFPTKYANEFPPQFESVVRRVVRLLFHVVAHMYAAHFRELALLRLHAHLHLTFAHLTALDRRFSLLDHKETEVLRDLEVALRLSEPAGGEAEEASPRRRSPVVTQPLGTA
- the LOC115451715 gene encoding MOB kinase activator-like 2 isoform X5 codes for the protein MCHAVVLGVLFSLPSYLYSAVPFRKARRKEREGEPAGDPKLYLQEALLERKLPELDMRQLVELPHGLDYNEWLASHTLALFDHVNLLYGTVSEFCTAASCPDMTGPGGRTYAWYDERGKKSRVAAPQYVDYVMTYTQKTVNDETVFPTKYANEFPPQFESVVRRVVRLLFHVVAHMYAAHFRELALLRLHAHLHLTFAHLTALDRRFSLLDHKETEVLRDLEVALRLSEPAGGEAEEASPRRRSPVVTQPLGTA